The Planococcus versutus genome contains a region encoding:
- a CDS encoding low molecular weight protein arginine phosphatase: MNILFVCTGNTCRSPMAEAILSAKQGDKIEARSAGIYAGIEPLTKNAQTVLVQQGISFDHMSNPLDIESLKWAELILTMTHSHKMTVLQVYPEAATKIYTIAEFADGSTKDISDPYGGSLALYKKTFDELQSLIDKIIVKLT; encoded by the coding sequence ATGAACATTCTTTTTGTTTGTACAGGCAATACATGTCGCAGTCCGATGGCTGAAGCTATCCTATCCGCAAAACAAGGAGATAAAATAGAAGCGCGTTCGGCAGGGATATATGCAGGAATAGAGCCGCTAACTAAAAATGCACAGACGGTATTAGTACAACAAGGAATATCGTTTGATCATATGTCCAATCCTTTAGATATAGAGTCTTTAAAATGGGCAGAGTTGATTTTAACAATGACGCATTCGCATAAAATGACGGTTTTGCAAGTTTATCCGGAAGCTGCCACAAAAATTTATACAATAGCAGAATTTGCTGATGGTTCAACTAAAGACATTAGCGACCCTTATGGCGGCTCTTTGGCACTTTATAAAAAAACATTTGACGAACTTCAATCTTTAATTGATAAAATTATCGTAAAACTGACATGA
- a CDS encoding L-threonylcarbamoyladenylate synthase yields MKTKMIFVDKNVDEENSYAQAVEILKSGEVVAFPTETVYGLGADATNFKAVNKIFEAKGRPADNPLIVHVDSKDAALSYVQKVSSKALQCMDAFWPGALTLILQAKPDTFASNVTANLQTVGIRVPNHPVALTLLKKLQLPLAAPSANTSGKPSPTLAEHVDHDLNGKIPLILDGGATEIGIESTVLDMTSEPPVILRPGNVSKEQIEHVIGTVRTSSGNKGNIPKSPGMKYMHYAPTAPLYLIENEKALIEKAIQYVQQKGKRVAVISETQYPFADFNFPLSMENLYASLRKCDLSDADLILASVECDEKGNDALMNRLEKAADHKWFS; encoded by the coding sequence GTGAAAACAAAAATGATTTTTGTGGATAAGAATGTGGATGAAGAAAATAGTTATGCACAAGCTGTGGAAATCCTGAAATCAGGTGAAGTTGTTGCCTTTCCGACAGAAACGGTTTACGGATTAGGAGCAGATGCGACCAACTTTAAAGCCGTCAACAAAATTTTTGAAGCAAAAGGACGTCCAGCAGACAATCCTTTAATTGTTCACGTCGATTCGAAAGATGCAGCGTTGAGTTATGTGCAGAAAGTGTCATCAAAAGCGCTCCAGTGCATGGACGCGTTTTGGCCAGGTGCGTTGACGTTAATCTTACAAGCCAAGCCTGATACTTTTGCGAGTAATGTAACGGCCAATCTTCAAACGGTAGGAATACGCGTTCCGAACCACCCAGTTGCGTTAACGTTGTTGAAAAAATTACAATTGCCTTTAGCTGCTCCAAGTGCTAATACTAGTGGTAAACCAAGTCCGACATTAGCTGAGCATGTTGATCACGATTTGAATGGGAAAATTCCATTAATTTTAGACGGTGGAGCTACAGAAATTGGCATCGAGTCAACGGTATTGGATATGACGAGTGAACCGCCTGTTATTTTGCGTCCAGGAAATGTTTCGAAAGAACAAATCGAACATGTGATTGGAACAGTTCGCACGTCTTCTGGAAACAAAGGCAATATACCAAAATCGCCAGGCATGAAGTACATGCATTATGCGCCTACCGCTCCTTTATACTTGATAGAGAATGAAAAAGCGTTGATTGAAAAAGCGATTCAGTATGTTCAACAAAAAGGAAAACGCGTCGCTGTTATTAGCGAAACACAATATCCATTTGCCGATTTTAATTTTCCATTGTCGATGGAAAATTTGTATGCTAGTTTGCGGAAATGTGATTTATCGGATGCTGATTTAATTTTGGCTTCTGTTGAATGTGACGAAAAAGGCAATGACGCCTTGATGAATAGACTTGAAAAAGCAGCAGATCATAAATGGTTTAGCTAA
- the prmC gene encoding peptide chain release factor N(5)-glutamine methyltransferase encodes MTKHKFVYEALKRASSFLLDHGREEGAARILLQHELGLSYSGLIAAMRDEISEQQVENFWSNVELHAKGVPVQHLTGTEEFYGRTFHVNADVLIPRPETEELVEEALKLIERHLVKKQPMIADIGTGSGVIAITMKCELPQAQVTATDISQPALRVATQNAEALGVEIDFRLGDLTQPIEHEKWDVILSNPPYIAYAEASGLSDSVRDFEPDDALFAENEGLALYEKMAIQFPKLLHNPGIIGFEIGYQQSEAVQKMVKDAFPSAFVYCKKDINKNDRMVFAIIE; translated from the coding sequence ATGACCAAGCATAAGTTTGTTTATGAGGCCCTGAAGAGGGCTTCTTCTTTTTTACTGGATCATGGCCGTGAAGAAGGAGCAGCGCGAATTCTTCTTCAGCATGAACTGGGTCTTTCGTATTCGGGATTGATCGCTGCAATGCGAGATGAAATAAGTGAACAACAAGTAGAAAATTTCTGGTCGAATGTTGAGCTACACGCAAAAGGAGTTCCTGTCCAGCATTTGACTGGTACTGAAGAATTTTATGGCAGAACGTTTCACGTAAATGCGGATGTATTGATTCCGAGGCCAGAAACAGAAGAGCTAGTAGAAGAAGCATTAAAGTTGATCGAACGCCATCTGGTTAAAAAACAACCTATGATTGCAGACATCGGCACGGGAAGCGGTGTAATTGCAATCACTATGAAATGCGAATTGCCACAAGCGCAAGTCACTGCAACAGATATCTCGCAACCTGCGCTTCGTGTAGCAACTCAAAATGCAGAAGCTCTAGGTGTTGAAATTGACTTTCGTTTAGGTGATTTAACCCAGCCAATTGAACATGAAAAATGGGATGTTATTTTATCCAATCCGCCTTATATTGCCTATGCAGAAGCTTCTGGATTATCGGATAGTGTTCGTGATTTTGAGCCAGACGACGCGCTGTTCGCAGAGAACGAAGGATTAGCGCTGTATGAAAAGATGGCGATTCAATTTCCGAAATTGCTGCATAACCCAGGAATTATTGGTTTTGAAATAGGTTATCAACAAAGTGAAGCAGTCCAAAAAATGGTGAAAGATGCTTTTCCGAGCGCTTTTGTCTATTGTAAAAAAGATATCAACAAAAATGACCGAATGGTTTTTGCGATAATCGAGTAA
- the prfA gene encoding peptide chain release factor 1: MFDRLQSVEDRYDRLNELLSDPDIISDTNKLREYSKEQSDLQETVTAYREYKELTTQLAEAKAMFDDKMDADMREMVKEEVNELEQQLTVVEERLHKLLIPKDPNDDKNVIMEIRGAAGGDEAALFAGDLYRMYTRFAEANGWKVQVMDSNPTGLGGFKEIVFMITGKGAYSKMKYENGAHRVQRVPETESGGRIHTSTATVACLPEVEEVEVDIHENDIRTDTYASSGAGGQSVNTTMSAVRLTHIPTNTVVTCQDEKSQIKNKASAMKVLRARVYEKFQQEAQAEYDAVRKSAVGTGDRSERIRTYNFPQNRVTDHRIGLTIQKLDQILQGKMDEIIDALIIEEQSARMESLNNDQA; this comes from the coding sequence ATGTTTGATCGATTACAATCAGTAGAAGATCGGTATGACCGTTTAAATGAATTATTGAGTGATCCTGATATTATTAGCGATACCAATAAACTACGCGAGTATTCAAAAGAGCAATCGGATCTTCAAGAAACCGTTACGGCTTATCGTGAATACAAAGAGTTAACCACTCAATTAGCAGAAGCAAAAGCTATGTTTGACGATAAAATGGATGCAGACATGCGCGAAATGGTAAAAGAAGAAGTTAACGAATTGGAACAGCAGCTTACTGTTGTCGAAGAACGTCTTCACAAGCTATTGATTCCAAAAGATCCTAATGATGACAAAAACGTAATTATGGAAATTCGTGGCGCTGCGGGTGGAGACGAAGCGGCTTTGTTTGCTGGAGATTTATACCGCATGTATACTCGTTTTGCTGAAGCCAATGGCTGGAAAGTTCAAGTCATGGACTCAAATCCCACTGGACTTGGTGGCTTTAAAGAAATCGTCTTTATGATTACAGGAAAAGGTGCCTATTCAAAAATGAAATATGAAAATGGTGCACACCGCGTACAACGTGTTCCAGAAACAGAATCAGGCGGTCGTATTCATACATCAACTGCAACAGTTGCTTGTTTGCCAGAAGTAGAAGAAGTGGAAGTTGATATACATGAAAATGACATTCGTACAGATACGTATGCTTCTTCTGGAGCTGGTGGACAGTCGGTTAACACGACAATGTCAGCTGTTCGCTTAACGCATATTCCGACAAATACAGTGGTAACGTGTCAAGATGAGAAATCACAAATTAAAAACAAAGCCAGTGCAATGAAAGTATTGCGTGCACGTGTATATGAAAAATTCCAACAAGAAGCACAAGCTGAATACGATGCCGTCCGTAAATCAGCAGTTGGGACAGGAGATCGTTCTGAACGAATTCGCACATATAATTTCCCGCAAAACCGTGTAACTGATCATCGAATTGGACTAACAATTCAAAAACTAGATCAGATTTTGCAAGGGAAAATGGACGAAATTATCGATGCCTTGATCATCGAAGAGCAATCGGCTCGCATGGAAAGTTTAAATAATGACCAAGCATAA
- a CDS encoding thymidine kinase, which translates to MYVMKQTGWVELICGSMFSGKSEELIRRVRRAQFAKQKIAVFKPKIDDRYSKEEVVSHNGATVIALPITRSTELWEYISDEFDVIAIDEAQFFDEDIITNVQKLADHGFRVIVAGLDQDFRGRPFGPMPALLAIAEQVTKLQAVCTVCGSPASRTQRLIDGKPAGSDDPTILVGASEAYEPRCRHHHEVPTGVTISE; encoded by the coding sequence ATGTATGTTATGAAACAAACGGGATGGGTTGAATTGATTTGTGGCAGCATGTTTTCCGGGAAATCAGAAGAGCTGATTCGTCGTGTTCGCCGCGCCCAATTCGCTAAACAAAAAATCGCCGTATTTAAACCAAAAATTGATGATCGGTACAGCAAAGAAGAAGTGGTCTCGCATAATGGTGCCACTGTGATTGCTTTACCAATTACCCGCTCAACTGAATTATGGGAATACATTTCAGACGAATTCGATGTTATTGCAATAGATGAAGCGCAATTTTTCGATGAAGACATTATCACCAATGTTCAAAAGCTAGCTGATCACGGTTTTCGTGTAATTGTTGCGGGACTTGACCAAGATTTTAGAGGGCGTCCATTTGGACCGATGCCCGCACTGCTCGCAATTGCTGAACAAGTCACAAAGCTGCAAGCAGTATGCACAGTTTGTGGTTCTCCCGCTAGCCGAACGCAACGACTGATTGATGGAAAACCAGCAGGCTCAGACGACCCGACTATTTTAGTAGGCGCATCAGAAGCTTACGAACCACGCTGCCGCCACCATCACGAAGTACCTACAGGCGTAACTATTAGCGAATAG
- the rpmE gene encoding 50S ribosomal protein L31 gives MKTGIHPEYKQATVTCSCGNSFTTGSVKENISVELCSECHPFYTGRQKFAAADGRVDRFNKKYGLKEEINE, from the coding sequence ATGAAAACAGGTATTCATCCAGAGTACAAACAAGCTACAGTAACTTGCTCATGTGGGAATTCTTTCACTACAGGTTCTGTAAAAGAAAACATCAGCGTTGAGCTATGCAGCGAGTGTCATCCATTCTATACTGGACGTCAGAAATTCGCAGCAGCAGACGGCCGCGTAGATCGCTTCAACAAAAAATATGGCTTAAAAGAAGAAATCAACGAGTAA
- the rho gene encoding transcription termination factor Rho, whose translation MATITISALENMTLKELYNLAKEYKLTNYSKLSKKELIFAILKTRAEQEGFFFMEGVLEIIQSEGFGFLRPINYSPSSQDIYISASQIRRFDLRNGDKVSGKVRPPKENERYFGLLQVEAVNGEDPEVAKERVHFPGLTPLYPDRHIRLETTPAHLSTRIMDLVAPVGFGQRGLIVAPPKAGKTMLLKEIANSITTNHPEAELIVLLIDERPEEVTDIERSVNADVVSSTFDEVPENHVKVAELVLERAMRLVEHKRDVVILMDSITRLARAYNLVIPPSGRTLSGGIDPAAFHRPKRFFGAARNIEEGGSLTILATALVETGSRMDEVIYEEFKGTGNMELHLDRSLAERRIFPALDIRRSGTRKEELLIEPKQLEKLWSIRKTFSDSHDFGERFLKKLSQTDTNEEFFEQLTTEMKTHRNNKKMI comes from the coding sequence ATGGCAACGATAACAATCTCCGCATTGGAGAATATGACATTAAAAGAACTTTATAATTTAGCGAAAGAATACAAACTAACAAACTACAGCAAGCTTTCAAAAAAAGAACTAATTTTTGCGATTTTAAAAACACGCGCAGAACAAGAAGGTTTTTTCTTTATGGAAGGTGTACTTGAAATTATTCAATCTGAAGGTTTTGGTTTTTTACGACCAATTAACTACTCGCCAAGCTCGCAAGATATTTACATTTCGGCTTCTCAAATTCGTCGTTTTGATTTGAGAAACGGTGACAAAGTTTCAGGAAAAGTGCGTCCGCCAAAAGAAAACGAACGCTACTTTGGCTTGCTTCAAGTGGAAGCGGTAAATGGAGAAGACCCAGAAGTAGCAAAAGAACGTGTTCACTTTCCAGGACTTACACCACTTTATCCAGATCGACACATTCGTTTAGAAACCACACCTGCTCATTTATCCACACGCATTATGGATTTAGTGGCACCTGTTGGATTTGGCCAGCGCGGCTTGATCGTTGCGCCACCCAAAGCAGGCAAAACGATGTTGTTAAAAGAAATCGCTAACTCCATTACAACCAATCATCCAGAAGCGGAATTAATTGTTTTACTAATTGATGAACGTCCAGAAGAAGTAACGGACATCGAGCGTTCTGTTAACGCTGATGTCGTTTCATCCACTTTTGATGAAGTGCCTGAAAATCATGTAAAAGTAGCAGAGCTTGTTCTAGAACGCGCTATGCGCCTTGTTGAACACAAACGCGATGTTGTTATTTTGATGGACTCGATCACGCGTTTAGCGCGAGCGTATAATTTAGTAATTCCGCCAAGTGGTCGTACTCTGTCAGGAGGAATTGACCCAGCTGCTTTCCACCGACCAAAACGTTTTTTCGGTGCAGCGCGTAACATTGAAGAAGGCGGAAGCTTAACAATTTTAGCTACTGCTTTAGTTGAAACAGGATCACGTATGGACGAAGTTATTTACGAGGAGTTTAAAGGAACGGGTAATATGGAATTGCATCTGGATCGCTCTTTGGCAGAACGTCGAATTTTCCCAGCACTGGATATTCGCCGTTCGGGTACACGTAAAGAAGAATTGTTAATTGAACCTAAGCAACTTGAAAAGCTTTGGTCGATTCGAAAAACCTTTTCAGATTCGCATGACTTTGGCGAACGTTTCTTAAAGAAATTGAGCCAAACAGATACCAACGAGGAATTTTTTGAACAATTAACTACGGAAATGAAAACTCATCGAAACAACAAGAAGATGATCTAA
- the glpX gene encoding class II fructose-bisphosphatase, whose protein sequence is MERSLSMELVRITEAAAIASSKWMGRGLKNEADDAATTAMRTVFDTIPMRGVVVIGEGEMDEAPMLYIGEELGTGNGPEVDVAVDPLEGTNIVAAGGWNALAVLAIADRGNLLNAPDMYMEKIAVGPESVGKIDINAPVIDNLRAVAKAKNKNIEEVVATVMDRPRHQAIIDQIREAGARIKLISDGDVAGAINTAFDQTGVDILFGTGGAPEGVIAAVGLKCLGGEIQGKLKPQNQEEAQRCLDMGIDVNQVLMMDDLVKGDDAIFAATGVTDGELLKGVQLKGGFAESHTLVMRAKSGTIRFIEGRHSLAKKPNLVMND, encoded by the coding sequence ATGGAACGAAGTCTATCGATGGAATTAGTGCGCATTACTGAAGCGGCAGCAATTGCTTCTTCAAAATGGATGGGCCGCGGCTTGAAAAACGAAGCAGATGACGCAGCAACAACCGCTATGAGAACGGTATTTGATACCATTCCAATGCGTGGAGTTGTGGTTATTGGTGAAGGAGAAATGGACGAAGCGCCTATGCTTTATATCGGTGAAGAATTAGGAACAGGCAACGGTCCAGAAGTGGACGTTGCTGTTGATCCTTTAGAAGGAACAAACATCGTGGCCGCGGGTGGCTGGAATGCATTAGCAGTTCTCGCAATCGCCGATCGAGGCAATCTTCTAAACGCACCGGATATGTATATGGAAAAAATTGCGGTTGGGCCAGAGTCAGTAGGCAAAATCGACATTAATGCGCCAGTTATCGATAACCTTCGTGCAGTAGCAAAAGCCAAAAATAAAAACATCGAAGAAGTCGTTGCCACAGTTATGGATCGACCCCGTCACCAAGCTATTATCGATCAAATTCGTGAAGCAGGCGCTCGTATCAAACTGATATCTGATGGTGATGTAGCTGGAGCTATCAATACAGCTTTTGATCAAACCGGCGTTGATATTTTATTTGGTACTGGTGGAGCACCTGAAGGCGTTATCGCTGCAGTAGGCTTAAAATGCCTTGGCGGTGAAATTCAAGGAAAGCTTAAACCACAAAACCAAGAAGAAGCACAGCGCTGTCTGGATATGGGCATTGATGTAAACCAAGTGTTGATGATGGACGATCTCGTTAAAGGCGATGACGCTATTTTCGCGGCTACCGGCGTTACAGACGGAGAGCTGTTAAAAGGTGTTCAACTAAAAGGTGGTTTTGCAGAAAGCCATACATTGGTGATGCGTGCAAAATCTGGAACAATTCGCTTTATCGAAGGCCGTCACAGCTTGGCAAAAAAGCCGAATCTTGTCATGAACGATTAA
- a CDS encoding UDP-N-acetylglucosamine 1-carboxyvinyltransferase has protein sequence MDVYKIKGGNRLSGTIKVNGAKNSAVALIPASILANSPVTIEGLPGISDAWTLKNILEEIGGEVTFEDGTMNIDPTKMIDMPLPNGNVKKLRASYYMMGAMLGRFKHAAIGLPGGCFLGPRPIDQHIKGFEALGAKVTNEHGAIYLRADELRGAKIYLDVVSVGATINIMLAAVMAKGQTTIENAAKEPEIIDVATLLTNMGAKIKGAGTNVIRIDGVEELHGTNHTIIPDRIEAGTFMIMAAAAGDGVTIDNVIPFHMEALTAKLREMGVDVQEGEESIYIPKSENLKAIDVKTLVYPGFATDLQQPFSVLMTQAEGSSMITDTIYSARFKHIDELRRMNASGRVEGRAAIITGPTPLTATTVVASDLRAGAALVIAGLLAEGETEIREIYHIERGYSSIIEKLQGLGADIRRETIDPVTSMKSDFSQDVN, from the coding sequence ATGGATGTTTATAAAATAAAGGGCGGTAACCGTCTTTCCGGAACAATTAAAGTCAACGGCGCAAAAAATAGTGCAGTTGCTTTAATTCCTGCATCGATTTTGGCAAATTCGCCTGTAACGATTGAAGGATTACCGGGAATTTCTGATGCATGGACATTAAAGAACATTTTGGAAGAAATTGGTGGAGAAGTTACATTTGAAGATGGAACGATGAATATTGATCCAACAAAAATGATTGACATGCCTTTGCCAAACGGTAACGTGAAAAAATTACGTGCATCGTATTACATGATGGGCGCAATGCTTGGTCGCTTTAAGCACGCTGCAATCGGTTTGCCAGGTGGTTGTTTCTTAGGACCACGTCCTATTGATCAACACATTAAAGGCTTTGAAGCACTTGGTGCAAAAGTAACAAACGAGCACGGTGCTATCTATTTACGTGCTGATGAACTTCGCGGAGCAAAAATTTATTTGGATGTTGTGAGTGTTGGAGCCACAATCAATATTATGCTTGCTGCTGTTATGGCTAAAGGCCAAACAACGATTGAAAATGCTGCAAAAGAGCCAGAAATTATTGATGTTGCTACGTTACTGACTAATATGGGTGCGAAAATCAAAGGTGCAGGAACAAATGTAATTCGAATTGATGGCGTAGAAGAACTACACGGCACAAATCACACGATTATTCCTGACCGCATCGAAGCGGGTACGTTCATGATTATGGCTGCTGCAGCTGGAGATGGCGTAACCATTGATAACGTGATTCCGTTCCACATGGAAGCATTAACTGCTAAATTACGTGAAATGGGCGTTGATGTTCAAGAAGGTGAAGAATCTATTTACATTCCAAAATCTGAAAATCTAAAAGCCATTGATGTGAAAACTTTGGTTTACCCCGGGTTTGCAACAGATCTTCAACAGCCATTTTCAGTGCTGATGACGCAAGCTGAAGGATCTTCTATGATAACGGATACGATTTATTCTGCTCGCTTTAAGCATATTGATGAACTTCGTCGTATGAATGCAAGTGGCCGTGTCGAAGGAAGAGCAGCAATTATTACAGGGCCGACACCATTGACAGCTACAACCGTAGTAGCATCTGACTTACGTGCAGGGGCAGCGTTAGTAATCGCAGGGTTACTTGCAGAAGGTGAAACTGAAATTCGTGAAATTTACCATATTGAACGCGGATACTCTTCTATTATTGAGAAATTGCAAGGCTTAGGCGCGGATATTCGAAGAGAAACGATTGATCCCGTGACAAGCATGAAATCCGACTTTAGCCAAGACGTAAATTGA
- the fsa gene encoding fructose-6-phosphate aldolase: protein MKFFIDTANFDEIKEAHAWGILSGVTTNPSLVAKEKNVSFHDRLKEIAALVDGSISGEVIALDAEGMIKEGRELADLAPNITVKLPMTPEGLKACAVLASEGKKVNVTLIFSANQALLAARAGAAYVSPFLGRLDDIGHNGMDLIATIAEIFAIHDISSEIIAASIRHPQHVTEAALNGAHIATMPIKVMHQMFKHPLTDQGIEAFLADWEKRTE, encoded by the coding sequence ATGAAATTCTTTATCGATACAGCCAATTTTGACGAAATCAAAGAAGCACATGCCTGGGGAATTCTTTCAGGTGTTACAACAAATCCATCATTAGTTGCAAAAGAGAAAAATGTTTCATTTCATGATCGCTTAAAAGAAATTGCAGCACTTGTGGACGGTTCCATTAGTGGAGAAGTTATTGCACTTGATGCAGAAGGTATGATTAAAGAAGGTCGTGAACTGGCTGATCTTGCTCCAAACATCACTGTGAAATTGCCGATGACACCAGAAGGCTTGAAAGCTTGTGCCGTTCTTGCTTCAGAAGGCAAAAAAGTTAACGTTACTTTAATTTTTAGCGCAAACCAAGCATTGCTTGCAGCACGTGCAGGAGCAGCATACGTGTCACCATTCCTTGGACGTCTTGATGATATCGGTCACAATGGTATGGACTTGATTGCGACAATTGCTGAAATTTTCGCGATTCATGATATTTCTTCAGAAATTATTGCAGCATCAATCCGCCACCCACAACACGTAACAGAAGCTGCATTAAACGGTGCTCATATTGCCACAATGCCGATTAAAGTGATGCACCAAATGTTCAAGCACCCGTTAACTGACCAAGGAATCGAAGCATTCTTAGCAGATTGGGAAAAACGTACAGAATAA
- a CDS encoding class II fructose-bisphosphate aldolase produces the protein MPLVSMKEMMIKGKKEGYAIGQFNLNNLEFTQAILQAAQEENSPVICGVSEGAARYMGGFTTVVHMVKGLMHDYKITVPVAIHLDHGSSFEKCKEAIDAGFTSVMIDASHHPFEENIEITKQVVEYARQHNVSVEAELGTVGGQEDDIIADGVIYADPQECKKMVDQTGIDCLAPALGSVHGPYKGEPNLGFKEMEEISQLCDVPLVLHGGTGIPLKDIQRSVSLGTAKINVNTESQITSTQAVRDALNNDPDVYDPRKYMGPAREAIKKTVTGKMREFGSSQKA, from the coding sequence ATGCCGTTAGTTTCAATGAAAGAAATGATGATAAAAGGAAAAAAAGAAGGCTATGCAATTGGTCAATTCAACTTAAACAACTTGGAGTTCACGCAAGCGATTCTGCAAGCCGCTCAAGAAGAGAATTCCCCGGTAATTTGTGGAGTTTCTGAAGGTGCTGCTCGGTACATGGGTGGATTTACAACAGTTGTTCATATGGTTAAAGGGTTAATGCATGATTACAAAATTACAGTTCCTGTGGCGATTCATTTAGACCATGGTTCGAGCTTTGAAAAGTGTAAAGAGGCGATTGATGCAGGATTTACTTCAGTCATGATCGATGCTTCTCATCATCCATTTGAAGAAAATATTGAAATTACAAAACAAGTTGTCGAATATGCTCGCCAGCACAATGTTTCGGTTGAAGCTGAATTAGGAACTGTTGGTGGACAAGAAGACGACATCATTGCAGACGGCGTTATTTATGCAGATCCGCAAGAATGCAAAAAAATGGTTGATCAAACAGGCATTGATTGCTTAGCGCCAGCTCTTGGTTCAGTTCATGGTCCGTATAAAGGTGAACCGAATTTAGGCTTTAAAGAAATGGAAGAAATTTCTCAGCTATGCGACGTACCACTTGTTTTGCACGGAGGAACAGGAATTCCGTTAAAAGACATTCAACGTTCAGTATCTTTAGGTACAGCAAAAATCAACGTCAATACAGAAAGTCAAATTACTTCAACACAAGCTGTTCGTGATGCATTGAACAACGACCCGGACGTTTACGATCCACGTAAATACATGGGACCAGCTCGTGAAGCAATCAAAAAGACAGTAACTGGTAAAATGCGTGAGTTTGGAAGTTCTCAAAAAGCATAG
- a CDS encoding response regulator, translated as MKTILVVDDQPGIRLLLKEVFSKEGYQVITAGSGVEAFEKVKENSPNLVLLDMKIPGMDGIEILKRLKKSNPSIHVVMMTAYGELDLIRESMNWGAELYFTKPFDVFEVRDAVKRLVE; from the coding sequence TTGAAAACCATTTTGGTAGTAGATGACCAACCAGGAATTCGGCTTTTATTGAAAGAAGTATTCAGTAAAGAAGGCTATCAAGTAATCACGGCGGGGAGTGGCGTAGAGGCATTTGAAAAAGTAAAGGAAAATTCTCCAAATCTTGTTCTTTTAGATATGAAGATTCCAGGAATGGACGGAATCGAAATTTTAAAGCGTTTGAAAAAAAGTAACCCGTCTATACACGTTGTGATGATGACAGCATACGGAGAACTGGATCTTATTCGAGAATCCATGAATTGGGGAGCGGAACTTTACTTTACAAAGCCTTTTGATGTATTTGAAGTACGTGATGCTGTAAAGCGATTAGTAGAATAG
- a CDS encoding DUF2529 family protein — translation MDLFTNQLKHVFDRLSYQHDAFDRIATVLAQAAIAEGTIFIAAFGEMKAVTAVALNGTQLLPAVAEWSPASIVTHIDRVWILAAHEEGDELAGRLSDAGIPFAVVSAQSTNGKLADAFLFLNDQENTFTTDENNPRVVPYAMTALYIYYAVAQRIHSLLLD, via the coding sequence ATGGATTTGTTTACTAATCAATTAAAACACGTATTTGATCGTTTATCGTACCAGCATGACGCTTTTGATCGTATTGCCACCGTATTGGCACAAGCTGCGATTGCAGAAGGCACCATCTTTATCGCAGCTTTTGGTGAGATGAAAGCTGTTACTGCTGTTGCTTTAAATGGTACGCAACTATTGCCTGCTGTCGCCGAATGGTCTCCCGCTAGCATTGTTACTCATATTGATCGTGTTTGGATTTTGGCGGCTCATGAAGAAGGCGATGAACTTGCTGGTAGACTCTCCGATGCTGGTATCCCATTTGCTGTTGTTTCGGCTCAATCAACTAACGGTAAGCTGGCTGATGCTTTTCTTTTTTTAAACGACCAAGAAAACACCTTCACAACAGACGAAAACAATCCCCGTGTTGTTCCGTACGCCATGACAGCACTGTATATTTACTATGCTGTTGCACAACGAATACATTCTCTTTTACTTGATTGA